From the Pongo pygmaeus isolate AG05252 chromosome X, NHGRI_mPonPyg2-v2.0_pri, whole genome shotgun sequence genome, one window contains:
- the RPL39 gene encoding large ribosomal subunit protein eL39 — protein sequence MSSHKTFRIKRFLAKKQKQNRPIPQWIRMKTGNKIRYNSKRRHWRRTKLGL from the exons tcttctCACAAGACTTTCAGGATTAAGCGATTCCTGgccaagaaacaaaagcaaaatcgtCCCATTCCCCAGTGGATTCGgatgaaaactggaaataaaatcaG gtaCAACTCCAAAAGGAGACATTGGAGAAGAACCAAGCTGGGTCTGTAA